The DNA region TGATTGCCCTCACATGGACATGGCTGTGAGCCTCTCCTGTGGATTTTGCCCATTCCAGAGCTCCCGTCCGTCCACAGTCTTGGTAAGTTGAGGAAGACCAATCTGTTCAATGGCGAAAGAGGCAGCAACACTACCCCACCTCACCGCTTCCAAATCGTCAATATCTCAATGTTCACTTGGAGCTGGACTGGGCCGCTTACCCTCATCTAAACTCTTTCCTTCCGACAGTGCGGCAGCTATTCCTCCCATGAATGCATTGCCTGCTCCAGTAGGATCTATTACTTTTCCTTCATAGCCATCCCTCTCTTTGTTCCAATAGGCTGGGATCCATTTTACTTCTGGTCGATACCCTCTTGGATCGGCGGATGCATAACAACAACCCAAATGACCTGCGCGGATGACAGCACCTATTCGAGGTCGCAAATATGCTAGGGAGCGGCAAATTTTGGTAAGAACAGCTTTAAAATCGTCATCCGTGAAGGTGGGATCTGTCAAGAGGGAGTAAAGGCGTAGCGCTTCGTTCTGGTTTGGTCTGCTCTTAACCATCAGTCTCAGTCCTCCAAAGTAAGTGCCACACTTACCCCAAGATATCGACATGGGACGCTATGGAAGTGACTGCCTCCAACGACTCATCCTCTGGCTCCCAAACGATGAGAGGTGACCATCCTTTGGAAGTTCTGAAATTGTTGATTTCATCGAGTACTATTCCAGCCCGGGGAGCCGGATAAGAGATGAAATGAATTACAGAAGGCACAATGTCTTCGAACTGCGTCCCTTTGAGAGAATTCGGTGTAAGAAGAACAGGCTGACATAGGTATTCGAACCTAGATGATGCCCAGCCATCAGCAAAAATCATCCCATGATTAAAATTCTTAACATAGTTCATACCCTCTTGTCTCGCCATCATACCGATTGACTGCTCTTGCAGTTGGAAGCCCGTCAGTTCTCTCTCTGAAAGCCCACATCTCATTTCCATAGGACTCCAGTACATCTTTGAGAGCTCGAGGAAACGTTGAAGGTGTGTAGTCTACAATCATGCCCAGCTGGGTGGGTGGGAGGAATGCACGCGCCCCGATTACCGCTATATCATGATGGCGTCGTCAGTGCAGCACTACTAAACAATTTATGTGTGGCTGGCCTGGATGACAGGACATACCGTAGGTACCTCCTCCCCCTATCTTCATCTGTGTCAGCTATTGGACTAGGCTCAAGGTGAAGGGATACCTGATCGGGCTGCTCTATGGGTCTTTCAATGCCATCATTACCAAGGCGAGTGAAGGTGTCAATGATGAAATGTTCTATTCTGTTCATCAGCGAAAGCGCAACGGAAGAAATCAACAGATGCTAACCCAGGGTCAAAACTTTCCGTTGCTTGGACAAAGTCATGAAGTCCAGAGTGTATATTATATATAGGGTTACTTCTTTTTACTTTGTAGAAAAGACGAAAAGAAATGATGacgaaaaacaaaaacaaaaacaaaaacagaAAGTGCTGCTGTGACGTGATGTCCGTCTCACGCAGTCATGAGCGAAACTCGGAGCTGGTAAGGTCGGTCGGCTATTGCAAAGATAAGATCTCAAATGCCCTTCGTTTCGTCTTCCTATTCGTCCGTTCGTCCGTACTGATCTATCAACCGTCCGTCCAATAGTCTGGACGCTCGCTGGTTATCGACCCTGTGAATATCGGATACtcggagaggaggaatatTTCTTTAATTACAATCACCATTTCGCATAAAAGTCTGAAAAGAAatacctcatcctcttttgAACAACTGCCCAGCAATCGAAAAGGGAAAATCTTGGCGCAACTATTATGGCTGGGCTTTATCATGATCAGTTCGGGCGTAAGGTAGCCAAAATCCAGCTCCTTCTCATCAATCCGAACTCTACCTCGACTTTCACTCAAGATGTGGCTAGGCATCTCCACCCTCGCCTTCCAACTGATGTCGGAATAACTTTTTATACCCCTCCTCCAGAGGCGCCAGCTAGTATAGATGGCCCACTGGATGGGATAGTTTCTACTGCGGTCATTCTCAAGGATCTTGAGCTTCAGCCCAAAGGCCAAGCTGTTAACGCTCCTGAAGACAGTAGTGGGGCGTCAAGGCTTGCTACTAGCTATTCAGGTATCGTGGTGGCGTGCTTTTCAGCGCACCCACTAGTGCCTGTTTTGAAAGAGCTTCTTGCGGGGTATGATAAACCTCCACCAGTGCTGGGCATATTAGAATCAAGTGTGCTGGCAGCATT from Cryptococcus neoformans var. neoformans B-3501A chromosome 4, whole genome shotgun sequence includes:
- a CDS encoding hypothetical protein (Match to EST gb|CF186813.1|CF186813) encodes the protein MAGLYHDQFGRKVAKIQLLLINPNSTSTFTQDVARHLHPRLPTDVGITFYTPPPEAPASIDGPLDGIVSTAVILKDLELQPKGQAVNAPEDSSGASRLATSYSGIVVACFSAHPLVPVLKELLAGYDKPPPVLGILESSVLAALQLGPTFGIATTGPQWEPLFDEAVRAMGISPTRYTGTKGTGFNAVSLHGDKPAEALLEASCFLVQKGARVIILGCAGMAPMRASLQEQLADRVGQSVAVIDGVSAAVDMAIGYARMGIGRTFGPDLSENSPTT